In one Magallana gigas chromosome 9, xbMagGiga1.1, whole genome shotgun sequence genomic region, the following are encoded:
- the LOC117686144 gene encoding uncharacterized protein produces the protein MSTVKEMLELLEVGTKMGMKDEDLQQFVKDEQARMRDEREKHRVERQEERDRDFKLQMEKERAAREHDEREHARLREHDEREHARLREHDEREHARLIEEKRHQQKLEELELDHKLQLERSHMKPSVVTKEEKETSQVIKGPKLPPFEDSKDNIDAYIQRFEIYATTQKWNKDTWGTHLSALLKGKALDVFARLSPETALDFNELKNALLKRFDMTEDGFRKKFRFSKPDGSETFMQFSTRLDSYLERWIQLSKTNKTFDDLKDLFLREQFLLCCSKELALFLKERIPTSIQDMARYADQFAEARTVTSSSLTQKPLFDRRQQSDRQPPYKDSVQQNQSGNAVKCYECGRQGHKAFNCNFRKSPNNRPFNSSEKQETTPKHTYPSDFQRGSYNNGNHGYPGRGRGRQGAASVVEKHGNLPCVGDSVAFCETEMPVVKGCVGNKLVTVLRDTGCSGAVIRRELVNDDQLTGTSQRCKLADGRIIDSDVARIDVDTPYFTGSVDAWCFDSPSYDLILGNIRGVRKPHEPNPAWIHSVENTAAVETRAQLKKKQSPYKPLKVPEAIRDVSPEDILQEQRNDETLKKLWSLAESGQLKHFSDGGFSKMCERKQMLFREFCSPKVSSGKLFRQLIVPREYRTIVMKIAHETLMGGHLGSKKTTDRVVSEFYWPGIQSDIRRFCRSCDVCQRTIPKGKVPAVPLGQMPLITEAFQRVAVDLIGPLQPVTDKGNRYILTLVDYATRYPEAIPLPGIETERVAEALVDIFSRLGVPIEMLTDQGSQFTSDVMKEVSRLLSFKRITTTPYHPMCNGLVEKFNGTLKQMLKRMCAERPRDWDKYINPLLFAYREVPQESLGFSPFDLLYGRTVRGPMTILKELWTKEIPDEDVKTTYQYVLDLRTRLEETCDIARQNLEKASKRQRKYYNRKTQGRQMKEGDTVLVLLPTKSNKLLMQWKGPYSVIQKIGHMDYKIDMGGKLKTFHANLLKKYVERDTLNCGVLSTCAISLIDFSDLDDDEQQDSILMPPVTQTETAKDIKFADRLTPDQLETAKSLCDSFSDVFTDIPGMTNLVEHKIVVTSSEPVRVKPYPIPFSTEKTITEEVQKMLQLNVIEPSSSPYSAPVVIARKKDGTNRFCIDYRRLNCATVFDAEPMPSPESIFSKMTGKKFVSKIDLSKGY, from the exons ATGTCTACTGTCAAGGAGATGCTGGAGCTACTTGAAGTGGGGACCAAGATGGGGATGAAGGATGAAGACCTTCAACAATTCGTGAAGGACGAACAGGCCAGAATGCGGGACGAACGTGAGAAACATAGAGTCGAGAGACAGGAGGAGAGAGACCGCGACTTCAAACTACAGATGGAGAAAGAGCGCGCCGCAAGAGAACATGATGAGCGAGAGCACGCCCGATTGAGAGAACATGATGAGCGAGAGCACGCCCGATTGAGAGAACATGATGAGCGAGAGCACGCCCGATTGATAGAAGAAAAGAGACATCAGCAAAAACTAGAAGAACTGGAACTTGATCACAAACTGCAACTCGAGAGATCTCACATGAAGCCGAGTGTTGTGACTAAAGAGGAGAAAGAAACTTCTCAAGTGATAAAAGGACCAAAACTTCCTCCGTTTGAGGATTCGAAAGACAACATTGATGCGTACATTCAAAGATTTGAGATATACGCAACAACGCAGAAATGGAATAAAGACACGTGGGGGACTCATCTTAGCGCATTACTCAAAGGAAAGGCACTGGATGTGTTCGCAAGACTCTCACCCGAAACAGCACTTGATTTCAACGAGTTGAAGAACGCCCTGTTGAAACGATTTGACATGACGGAGGACGGTTTCCGCAAGAAGTTCCGATTTTCAAAACCAGACGGAAGTGaaacttttatgcaattttcTACCAGACTGGACAGTTACCTTGAGCGGTGGATTCAGCTGTCTAAGACTAACAAGACATTCGATGATCTGAAGGACTTGTTCTTACGTGAACAGTTTTTATTGTGTTGCTCGAAAGAACTTGCCTTATTCCTAAAGGAGAGGATTCCTACTTCGATACAAGACATGGCGCGATACGCGGACCAGTTTGCTGAGGCCAGAACAGTGACATCCTCTTCACTTACGCAAAAACCGCTCTTTGACAGACGACAGCAGTCCGATAGACAACCGCCGTACAAAGATTCCGTGCAACAAAACCAATCTGGAAATGCAGTAAAGTGTTATGAGTGCGGACGACAAGGACATAAAGCCTTTAACTGCAACTTCCGCAAAAGTCCGAATAACAGGCCGTTTAATTCGAGCGAGAAACAAGAAACAACACCGAAACATACTTACCCTAGTGATTTTCAACGTGGGTCGTACAATAATGGGAACCATGGATATCCAGGACGCGGTAGAGGTCGCCAAGGAGCCGCGAGTGTCGTCGAGAAACATGGAAACTTACCGTGTGTTGGTGATTCGGTTGCTTTCTGTGAAACGGAAATGCCAGTTGTGAAGGGATGTGTTGGCAATAAACTAGTGACTGTGCTAAGAGACACAGGTTGTAGTGGTGCCGTTATTCGTAGAGAACTGGTAAACGATGATCAACTAACAGGGACATCTCAACGATGCAAGTTAGCAGACGGTCGTATTATTGATTCAGATGTGGCTAGAATTGATGTCGATACTCCTTACTTTACCGGAAGTGTTGATGCTTGGTGCTTTGATTCGCCTTCGTACGATCTTATTCTTGGTAATATTCGTGGAGTAAGGAAACCACATGAACCAAATCCAGCCTGGATTCATTCCGTTGAAAACACAGCAGCTGTTGAAACGCGTGCGcaactgaaaaagaaacagtCTCCATACAAACCATTGAAAGTACCGGAAGCAATACGGGATGTATCGCCGGAGGATATCTTACAAGAACAACGAAACGACGAGACACTGAAAAAGTTATGGAGCTTAGCTGAGAGTGGACAGCTTAAACATTTCAGTGACGGcggattttcaaaaatgtgtgaACGGAAGCAAATGttgttcagagaattttgcagTCCCAAAGTGTCCAGTGGAAAACTTTTCCGACAGTTAATCGTTCCCCGGGAATACAGAACTATCGTTATGAAGATAGCACATGAAACGCTGATGGGTGGTCATCTGGGATCAAAGAAAACAACCGACAGAGTAGTGTCCGAATTTTACTGGCCAGGAATTCAGTCAGATATTAGACGGTTTTGCAGATCATGTGACGTGTGTCAGCGGACTATTCCAAAAGGAAAAGTACCTGCAGTACCGTTAGGACAAATGCCGCTAATTACAGAAGCGTTTCAACGAGTAGCAGTTGATCTTATAGGCCCTCTCCAACCAGTTACCGACAAAGGGAATCGTTACATTCTGACGCTTGTCGATTACGCAACCCGTTATCCCGAGGCTATTCCACTTCCTGGAATTGAGACAGAGCGAGTAGCGGAGGCACTGGTAGACATCTTTAGTAGATTAGGAGTTCCGATCGAGATGCTAACAGATCAAGGATCGCAATTCACATCGGACGTAATGAAAGAAGTGAGCCGTCTGTTGTCATTTAAACGGATTACTACTACTCCGTATCACCCCATGTGTAATGGACTCGTCGAGAAGTTCAATGGTACGTTGAAACAGATGCTAAAGAGGATGTGTGCTGAGCGACCAAGAGACTGGGATAAGTACATCAACCCATTACTCTTTGCATACCGTGAAGTACCACAGGAGAGCCTTGGTTTTTCGCCGTTTGATCTTCTCTATGGACGTACTGTTCGTGGTCCGATGACAATTCTTAAAGAACTTTGGACAAAGGAAATTCCTGACGAGGACGTTAAGACAACGTATCAATACGTACTTGACTTACGCACACGATTGGAAGAAACATGTGACATAGCTCGCCAAAACTTGGAGAAAGCTTCAAAACGTCAGCGCAAGTACTACAACAGGAAAACGCAAGGTCGTCAGATGAAAGAGGGAGACACAGTGCTGGTTCTTCTACCGACAAAGTCAAACAAACTCCTCATGCAATGGAAGGGACCTTATAGTGTAATACAGAAGATAGGACATATGGACTACAAGATCGATATGGGAGGCAAGCTGAAAACTTTCCACGCAAATCTTCTTAAGAAGTATGTTGAACGAGATACATTGAACTGTGGTGTTTTGTCAACATGTGCAATTTCACTCATAGACTTTAGTGACCTAGATGATGATGAACAACAGGACTCTATTCTTATGCCACCTGTTACTCAAACCGAAACAGCAAAGGACATAAAGTTTGCAGACAGACTAACACCAGATCAGTTGGAAACTGCTAAATCACTGTGTGATTCGTTCTCAGATGTATTTACGGATATACCTGGAATGACGAACTTAGTGGAGCATAAGATTGTTGTGACGTCGTCTGAACCTGTGCGTGTGAAACCATATCCAATTCCGTTCAGTACAGAGAAAACAATTACAGAAGAAGTTCAGAAAATGCTACAGTTGAATGTGATTGAGCCATCATCTTCCCCTTATTCAGCTCCAGTTGTCATAGCTCGGAAGAAAGATGGAACGAATCGATTTTGCATTGATTATAGACGACTGAACTGTGCTACGGTATTTGATGCAGAACCAATGCCCAGTCCAGAAAGCATATTTTCCAAAATGACCGGAAAGAAGTTTGTGTCAAAGATAGACTTAAGCAAAGGATACTG A